The Hypanus sabinus isolate sHypSab1 chromosome 1, sHypSab1.hap1, whole genome shotgun sequence genome contains a region encoding:
- the LOC132401255 gene encoding general transcription factor II-I repeat domain-containing protein 2-like — protein sequence MVDMTAHLNTLNTALQGKGRTALHMLEDVLAFERKLTVLARDLQKGTLSHFPNLREFKQGHDMIISEYLHSAIIAMQTSFGKRFCEFREEKNTLSFPVTPLSIDPSLLNTTALAGVSQPDLEMELADIADKDIWVSKFRRLTADLEDVARQKAVLAQKHKWSDIENLTDDSLRSCVKMKVTSYSPDVQTLCAEVQEQKSH from the coding sequence atggtagacatgacagcgcacctgaacacgctgaacacagctcttcaggggaaaggacgtacagccctgcacatgttggaggatgttttggcattcgagcgcaagttgacagtgcttgccagagatttacagaaaggcactttgtctcacttccccaatttgagagagttcaaacaaggtcacgacatgataatttcggagtatttacattctgcaatcatcgcaatgcaaacatcgtttgggaaacgcttctgtgagttcagagaggaaaaaaacacattatccttcccggtcactcccttaagcatcgatccttccctactgaatacgactgcattggcaggtgtgagtcaacctgatcttgagatggaactggccgacatagccgacaaagacatatgggtgtccaagtttagacgcttgacagcagaccttgaagatgttgcccgtcagaaggccgttcttgctcagaaacacaaatggagtgatattgaaaacctcacagatgacagcttgcgatcctgtgtaaagatgaaggtgacatcatacagccctgatgtgcagacgctgtgcgctgaggtccaggagcagaaatcccattaa